In one window of Nitrospiria bacterium DNA:
- a CDS encoding NAD(P)H-hydrate dehydratase, giving the protein MLVVTAEEMKRLDRRTIEEFQIPAAVLMENAGLRVVEEIEKTWGPAGGKTVTVAVGKGNNGGDGLVVARHLLERQARVHVFLLTPPDQMAGETRANLERYQKSSGRVRVVTEVTPGDLDQALSQSDLIVDALFGTGLSSPVEGAAARMIAAIIASGKPVVAVDLPSGIHTDTGQVMGIAVKATVTVTFALPKRGLLLYPGSDYTGRLKVADIGIPPALVRRLSGGVRWITAAEVSEGFGPRPLNAHKGTFGHVLVIAGSAGKGGAAVMASLSALRTGAGLVTLALPSGLEGTLPDRPLEIMTLPLPQTDDRSLGRAALEPLLKFAQDKSVAAVGPGLSTHPETAFVVHGLIEQLAIPMVIDADGLNVLAGRLDLLARARAPIVLTPHPGEMARLMGWSSQAVQTDRLGTAAGFAKRHGVTVVLKGARTIVADPGGAATFNSTGNPGMATAGTGDVLTGMIAGLIAQGHKPEQAARLGVYLHGLAGDLAAAEIGEVGLLAGDLIRRIPAAITQVTGLK; this is encoded by the coding sequence ATGCTTGTCGTCACCGCCGAAGAAATGAAGCGGCTGGACCGCCGGACGATCGAGGAGTTTCAGATCCCCGCCGCCGTCCTGATGGAAAACGCCGGGCTGCGCGTCGTCGAGGAGATCGAAAAGACCTGGGGGCCCGCGGGCGGGAAGACCGTCACGGTCGCGGTCGGCAAAGGGAACAACGGCGGCGACGGCCTGGTGGTCGCAAGGCACCTTCTGGAGCGCCAGGCCCGCGTCCACGTTTTTCTGCTGACCCCGCCGGATCAAATGGCCGGCGAAACACGGGCCAACCTCGAACGCTATCAAAAAAGCTCCGGCCGGGTCCGCGTCGTGACCGAAGTGACGCCCGGCGACCTGGATCAGGCGCTGTCGCAGAGCGATCTGATCGTGGACGCCCTCTTCGGGACGGGGCTCTCGTCGCCCGTGGAAGGTGCGGCCGCACGGATGATCGCGGCGATCATCGCGTCGGGAAAACCGGTCGTCGCGGTGGACCTCCCGTCCGGAATCCATACCGACACCGGCCAGGTGATGGGAATCGCCGTGAAGGCGACGGTCACGGTGACCTTCGCGCTTCCCAAACGCGGGCTGCTGCTCTATCCCGGATCAGACTATACCGGCCGTTTGAAGGTCGCGGACATCGGCATCCCGCCGGCGCTCGTCCGCCGGCTCTCCGGCGGGGTTCGGTGGATCACCGCGGCCGAGGTTTCGGAGGGGTTCGGCCCCCGGCCCTTGAACGCGCATAAAGGGACCTTCGGCCATGTGCTCGTGATCGCGGGTTCGGCCGGGAAAGGCGGCGCGGCCGTGATGGCCAGCCTCTCCGCGCTCCGGACCGGGGCCGGCCTGGTCACGCTCGCGCTCCCGTCCGGTCTCGAAGGGACCCTGCCCGACCGGCCGCTCGAGATCATGACGCTCCCGCTGCCCCAAACCGACGACCGGTCGCTGGGACGGGCCGCGCTGGAGCCGCTTTTGAAATTCGCCCAGGACAAATCGGTCGCGGCCGTCGGACCGGGGCTCTCCACCCATCCCGAGACGGCGTTTGTGGTCCACGGCCTGATCGAACAGCTCGCGATTCCGATGGTGATCGACGCCGACGGGCTGAACGTCCTGGCCGGCCGTCTGGATCTGCTCGCGCGGGCCCGCGCGCCGATCGTGCTGACGCCCCATCCCGGCGAGATGGCCCGCCTGATGGGATGGAGCAGCCAGGCGGTGCAGACCGACCGGCTCGGCACGGCGGCCGGCTTCGCGAAACGCCACGGTGTGACGGTTGTCTTGAAAGGCGCGCGGACGATCGTGGCCGATCCGGGGGGCGCCGCGACCTTCAATTCGACCGGCAATCCCGGGATGGCGACGGCCGGCACCGGGGACGTTTTGACCGGTATGATCGCCGGCCTGATCGCGCAGGGCCACAAACCCGAACAGGCGGCCCGGCTCGGAGTCTATCTGCACGGCCTGGCCGGGGATCTGGCCGCGGCCGAGATCGGCGAAGTCGGCCTTCTCGCGGGAGACCTGATCCGGCGGATTCCGGCCGCGATCACCCAAGTGACGGGCCTGAAATAA
- a CDS encoding pyridoxine 5'-phosphate synthase → MARLGVNIDHVATLRQARGGNEPDPIAAAVLVELAGADGIVVHLREDRRHIKDRDLHLLREVIQTKLDLEMAPVEEIVKIALDVKPHMITFVPERREELTTEGGLDVSGIRESLRATIALLHDAGIAVSLFIEPDLDQVKTSHRIGADYVEIHTGRFVNAKLQKDEDAQLEAIEQAAKLAYKLGMGVNAGHGLNYRNIKRLLPIHEIVEYNIGHSIISRAVMVGVQQAVREMKDVLSKG, encoded by the coding sequence ATGGCCCGACTCGGAGTCAATATCGACCATGTCGCCACGTTGCGCCAGGCCCGTGGGGGGAACGAGCCCGACCCGATCGCGGCAGCCGTGCTGGTGGAACTGGCCGGCGCCGACGGCATCGTGGTCCATCTTCGCGAAGACCGCCGACATATTAAAGACCGCGACCTGCACCTCCTTCGCGAAGTGATCCAGACCAAGCTGGACCTTGAAATGGCCCCGGTGGAAGAGATCGTCAAGATCGCGCTGGACGTGAAACCCCACATGATCACCTTCGTCCCGGAGCGCCGCGAGGAGCTCACGACCGAAGGGGGCCTCGACGTGTCCGGAATCCGGGAATCGCTCCGCGCCACGATCGCGCTTTTGCACGACGCGGGGATCGCGGTGAGCCTGTTCATCGAGCCGGACTTGGACCAGGTCAAGACCTCGCACCGGATCGGCGCCGATTACGTCGAAATCCATACCGGTCGCTTCGTGAACGCCAAGTTGCAGAAGGATGAGGACGCCCAGCTCGAGGCGATCGAGCAGGCCGCCAAGCTGGCCTACAAACTGGGAATGGGCGTCAACGCCGGCCACGGTCTCAACTACCGGAACATCAAACGGCTTCTACCGATCCATGAAATCGTCGAGTACAACATCGGCCACAGCATCATCTCGCGGGCCGTGATGGTCGGAGTTCAACAGGCCGTGCGGGAAATGAAGGACGTGCTGAGCAAAGGCTGA
- a CDS encoding uracil-DNA glycosylase: MNPEKESEKIILDNVRAYIRMYQDWGFEGVNAKWPATVSVGVQPRLPDGQDASPLPTTVRPAAASKSDALAALRDEIGDCARCKLHASRTHLVFGTGDPEAALMFVGEAPGEDEDRQGLPFVGKAGQLLTRIIEAMGYRREQVYIANIIKCRPPRNRNPEPDEIGTCSPFLWRQIGIIRPKVICALGTFAAQTLLATEQKISRLRGRFHALPTVFSDGAPAGIRVMPTFHPAYLLRNPEDKKRVWEDMQMIMQELNLAGRVAGGGALKIPVPGNFSKSRMENGK, encoded by the coding sequence ATGAATCCCGAAAAAGAATCCGAAAAGATTATTCTGGACAATGTACGCGCGTACATCCGAATGTATCAAGATTGGGGATTCGAAGGGGTGAATGCAAAATGGCCGGCCACGGTTTCCGTAGGGGTGCAGCCCCGCCTGCCGGACGGACAGGATGCGTCGCCCCTACCGACCACCGTCCGACCCGCCGCCGCTTCAAAATCCGACGCGCTGGCCGCCCTCCGCGACGAGATCGGCGACTGCGCGCGTTGCAAGCTGCACGCCAGCCGGACGCATCTCGTCTTCGGAACAGGCGATCCGGAGGCCGCACTGATGTTCGTGGGGGAGGCCCCGGGGGAGGATGAAGACCGGCAGGGACTGCCCTTCGTGGGCAAGGCCGGGCAGCTCCTCACCCGCATCATCGAGGCCATGGGTTACCGGCGCGAGCAGGTCTATATCGCGAACATCATCAAATGCCGCCCGCCCCGAAACCGCAACCCGGAGCCGGACGAGATCGGGACCTGCTCCCCGTTTCTTTGGCGGCAGATCGGGATCATCCGGCCGAAGGTGATCTGCGCGCTGGGAACCTTCGCGGCCCAGACGCTTCTGGCCACCGAACAAAAAATTTCGCGGCTTCGCGGTCGCTTTCACGCGCTGCCGACGGTCTTTTCCGACGGCGCGCCGGCCGGGATCCGGGTCATGCCGACCTTCCACCCGGCCTACCTGCTGCGCAACCCGGAGGATAAAAAACGCGTCTGGGAGGACATGCAGATGATCATGCAAGAACTTAACCTGGCCGGACGGGTGGCCGGAGGCGGGGCGCTGAAAATTCCCGTACCGGGGAATTTTAGTAAATCGAGAATGGAAAATGGAAAATAG
- the tsaE gene encoding tRNA (adenosine(37)-N6)-threonylcarbamoyltransferase complex ATPase subunit type 1 TsaE: MKTRRTRRAGTAKRPNPVRISRSPEETRAFGEALGRRLTGGELIALEGNLGAGKTHFIQGLARGLEITDATVTSPTFVYVHEFRGRRPLVHVDLFRTERESDLFDLGLFEYLDGPWVVAIEWADKAGPSLPAERLTVRMVHQDDTTRRIEFEASGRRHLALLSAFNQRAKRARSK, encoded by the coding sequence ATGAAGACACGCCGAACCCGTCGCGCCGGAACCGCGAAGAGGCCGAACCCGGTCCGGATCAGCCGGTCGCCGGAGGAGACCCGGGCCTTCGGAGAAGCGCTGGGACGGCGCCTGACCGGCGGCGAGTTGATCGCGCTGGAGGGAAACCTCGGCGCCGGAAAGACGCATTTCATTCAGGGACTGGCCCGCGGCTTGGAGATCACGGATGCGACGGTCACCAGCCCGACCTTCGTGTACGTCCACGAATTCCGGGGACGGCGGCCGCTGGTCCATGTGGACCTGTTCCGGACGGAACGGGAATCGGACCTGTTCGACCTGGGTCTTTTTGAATATTTGGACGGTCCATGGGTCGTGGCGATCGAGTGGGCGGACAAGGCCGGACCCTCCCTGCCCGCCGAGCGATTGACGGTCCGGATGGTTCATCAAGACGACACGACCCGGCGGATCGAGTTCGAAGCGAGCGGCCGACGGCATCTGGCGCTGCTCTCGGCATTTAATCAGCGCGCAAAGCGCGCGAGATCGAAATGA
- the mutS gene encoding DNA mismatch repair protein MutS codes for MTDLSPLMKQYRETKERYKDAILFFRVGDFYEMFFEDAVVASKILEIALTSRDKSKEDSVPLCGVPYHAASAYIAKLIRAGMSVAVCDQVEDPRQAKGLVRREVVRVVTPGTLTEPELLASDENNYLAAVVHSEAGCGLAFVDLSTGEFRLTQFDGADAEEELRSELARLEPKEILVAESDLPRMETSLTRHPIGPSAAPRLCRFTDAAFDPGTARRTLLDHFRLQSLAGFECEDIPTAATAAGALLRYLQETQLTALGHLNQLKRYRKSDHLVLDATAQRNLELTRRLSDLPDRQAGGRTEGSLLWALDRTLTPMGARLLRNWLLRPLMDLGTIRARQSAIETFLGDTTRRGRIRSILKRIADLERIIGRVSLGTAHGRDLVQLKNSIEPLPSMYKCLTEADPSASDAADPSLLESIRAGWDDLSDLHARIRQTLVDDPPPGLHDGGLIRDGVDPALDELNAAARDGKRWISALEAKERERSGIESLKIRYNQVFGFYIEVTKTHLSRVPPDFYRKQTLVNAERFITPELKDLETKVLGAEEQGRVLEHEIFERLRAETAAAASRVQAAARSVALLDVLSALAEVAAAEHYVKPTVDDGDEIRIVDGRHPMLERMLPGGSRFVPNDATLDGRDNRLLIITGPNMAGKSTYMRQVALIVILAQAGGFVPASEARIGRVDRIFTRIGASDDLMGGQSTFMVEMTETAAILHQSTARSLILLDEIGRGTSTFDGLSIAWAVAEYLHDPDRSGARTLFATHYHQLTELALTFPGIKNYNIAVREWNDEIIFLRKIVAGGTDRSYGIQVARLAGLPPEVIRRAHEILANLESGEFNELGQPRLASTPRLPAEAGAQGADADQFGLFTPEVHPVIRELRKTDPDRLTPLEALNLLHELKKKAEGPIQENR; via the coding sequence ATGACCGACCTCAGCCCCCTCATGAAGCAGTACCGCGAAACCAAGGAGCGTTACAAGGACGCGATCCTGTTTTTCCGCGTGGGCGATTTCTACGAGATGTTCTTCGAGGACGCCGTCGTCGCCTCGAAGATCCTCGAGATCGCGCTGACGTCCCGGGACAAATCGAAGGAGGATTCCGTCCCCCTCTGCGGCGTTCCGTACCACGCCGCCTCGGCCTATATCGCCAAGCTGATCCGGGCCGGAATGAGCGTGGCGGTCTGCGATCAGGTGGAGGATCCCCGTCAGGCCAAGGGGCTGGTCCGGCGCGAGGTGGTGAGGGTCGTCACGCCGGGCACGCTGACCGAGCCGGAGCTCCTGGCCTCCGATGAAAACAACTACCTCGCCGCCGTCGTTCATTCCGAGGCGGGCTGCGGCCTGGCCTTCGTCGACCTGTCGACCGGGGAATTCCGCCTGACCCAGTTCGACGGCGCGGACGCGGAAGAAGAGCTTCGGTCCGAGCTGGCCCGGCTGGAGCCGAAGGAAATTCTGGTCGCCGAATCCGACCTCCCCCGTATGGAAACGTCGTTGACCCGACACCCGATCGGCCCATCCGCCGCGCCGCGGCTCTGCCGGTTTACGGATGCTGCGTTTGATCCCGGAACGGCCCGCCGGACTCTCCTGGATCACTTCCGTCTCCAGTCCCTCGCCGGGTTCGAGTGCGAGGATATCCCGACGGCCGCGACGGCCGCCGGCGCGCTGCTGCGCTACCTTCAGGAGACCCAGCTCACGGCGCTGGGACATTTGAACCAACTCAAACGATACCGGAAAAGCGATCACCTCGTTCTGGACGCGACCGCGCAGAGGAATCTGGAGCTCACCCGTCGCTTGAGCGACCTTCCTGACCGGCAGGCAGGCGGACGGACGGAAGGCTCGCTGCTCTGGGCGCTGGACCGGACCCTCACCCCGATGGGCGCGCGTCTTCTCCGGAACTGGCTGCTCCGGCCGCTCATGGACCTCGGGACGATCCGGGCGAGGCAGTCCGCGATCGAGACGTTTTTGGGCGACACGACGCGGCGCGGCCGCATCCGGTCGATTCTAAAGCGGATCGCCGACCTGGAACGGATCATCGGGCGGGTCTCGCTCGGCACCGCCCACGGCCGCGACCTGGTTCAATTGAAGAACTCGATCGAGCCTCTTCCCTCCATGTACAAATGCCTGACGGAAGCGGACCCGTCCGCTTCGGATGCGGCCGACCCAAGCCTTCTGGAATCGATCCGCGCCGGGTGGGACGACCTGAGCGACCTCCATGCCCGCATCCGGCAGACGCTCGTGGACGATCCGCCGCCCGGTCTTCATGACGGCGGCTTGATCCGGGACGGCGTCGATCCGGCGCTGGACGAGTTGAACGCGGCCGCCCGAGACGGAAAGCGCTGGATCTCGGCGCTGGAGGCCAAGGAGCGGGAACGCAGCGGAATCGAGTCGCTCAAAATCCGTTACAACCAGGTGTTCGGCTTCTATATCGAGGTGACGAAGACGCATCTTTCGCGCGTGCCGCCGGATTTTTACCGGAAGCAGACACTGGTCAACGCCGAACGCTTCATCACGCCCGAGCTCAAGGACCTGGAGACGAAAGTGCTCGGCGCGGAGGAGCAGGGCCGGGTGCTCGAACACGAAATCTTCGAACGGCTCCGGGCGGAGACGGCCGCGGCCGCGTCGCGCGTCCAGGCCGCGGCCCGGTCGGTCGCGCTGCTGGACGTTCTGTCCGCGTTGGCCGAGGTCGCGGCCGCGGAGCATTACGTCAAGCCGACGGTGGACGACGGCGACGAGATCCGCATCGTCGACGGCCGGCATCCGATGCTGGAGCGGATGCTGCCGGGCGGATCCCGCTTCGTTCCGAACGACGCGACGCTGGATGGGCGGGACAACCGTCTGCTGATCATCACCGGCCCCAACATGGCCGGGAAATCCACCTATATGCGCCAGGTGGCCTTGATCGTGATCCTGGCCCAGGCGGGCGGCTTCGTGCCGGCCTCGGAAGCCCGGATCGGCCGGGTGGACCGGATCTTCACCCGGATCGGGGCGTCGGACGATCTGATGGGGGGGCAGAGCACCTTCATGGTCGAGATGACCGAGACCGCCGCCATCCTGCACCAGTCCACCGCCCGCAGCCTGATCCTGCTCGACGAGATCGGGCGGGGCACCAGCACGTTCGACGGACTCAGCATCGCCTGGGCCGTGGCCGAATACCTTCACGACCCCGACCGGTCGGGCGCGCGGACGCTCTTCGCCACGCATTACCATCAGCTCACCGAACTGGCTTTGACTTTCCCGGGTATAAAGAACTACAATATCGCCGTTCGCGAATGGAACGACGAGATCATCTTCCTTCGCAAAATCGTGGCGGGCGGAACCGACCGCAGTTACGGCATCCAGGTGGCCCGCCTGGCCGGTCTTCCCCCGGAGGTGATTCGCCGCGCCCATGAAATTCTGGCCAACCTGGAAAGCGGGGAATTCAACGAACTCGGCCAACCCCGCCTGGCCTCGACTCCCCGCCTGCCCGCCGAGGCCGGAGCGCAAGGCGCGGACGCGGACCAGTTCGGACTGTTTACACCGGAAGTTCACCCCGTCATTCGGGAACTCCGGAAAACGGACCCGGACCGTCTCACACCGCTGGAGGCGCTCAACCTCCTTCATGAGCTGAAAAAGAAAGCCGAGGGTCCCATTCAAGAGAACCGCTAA
- a CDS encoding pitrilysin family protein, which produces MPVRLFHKEVLDNGIRVVTEEIPFVKSVSLGIWVEVGSRDETVDEAGLSHFAEHMFFKGTHRRSARQIAQEMDGLGGELNAFTSRETTAFYANVIDEHLPKAVNLLADLFRHSVFRPVEIEREKRVVLEEIKMVEDDPEDLIHDLHTANVWSGSPLGRPILGRADILRSITRRQILDFLNRKYRPERIVISAAGRFNRSALIRQLDRLFRPFGARARRSDRPGAGVFRRPPAASGGLYVRPKKLEQAHLCLGFPGLPLNHRDRYGIYALNVLLGGGMSSRLFQEVREKRGLVYSIYSHHIGFQDTGMMTVYAASSPKAVRQVVQLTLRELEKLRERGVSRDELQRAVNQMKGGILLNLESTNSRMSRLAKDEIYFGRHFSLEETLHEINQVSRRQVRRLGDLLFDRRKLSLTVLGPGAKARPLKAFLAGS; this is translated from the coding sequence ATGCCCGTCCGGCTGTTTCACAAAGAGGTCCTGGACAACGGGATCCGGGTCGTCACGGAAGAGATCCCCTTCGTGAAATCGGTCTCGTTGGGGATCTGGGTCGAGGTGGGGTCCCGCGACGAGACGGTCGACGAGGCCGGCCTTTCCCACTTTGCCGAGCACATGTTCTTCAAAGGCACGCATCGCCGCTCGGCCCGGCAGATCGCCCAGGAGATGGACGGCCTGGGCGGCGAGCTCAACGCCTTCACCTCCCGCGAGACCACCGCGTTTTACGCCAATGTGATCGACGAGCACCTTCCGAAGGCGGTCAACCTCCTCGCGGACCTCTTCCGTCATTCCGTCTTCCGGCCCGTCGAGATCGAGCGGGAGAAGCGGGTCGTCCTCGAGGAGATCAAGATGGTCGAGGACGATCCCGAGGACCTGATCCACGATCTGCATACCGCAAACGTCTGGAGCGGGAGCCCGCTCGGCCGGCCGATTCTCGGCCGAGCCGACATCCTCCGGTCCATCACCCGCCGACAGATTCTGGATTTTCTGAACCGGAAGTACCGTCCGGAGCGGATCGTCATTTCGGCCGCCGGACGGTTCAACCGATCCGCCCTGATCCGACAACTCGATCGCTTGTTCCGGCCGTTCGGCGCGCGGGCCCGTCGATCGGACCGTCCGGGGGCGGGGGTGTTCCGCCGTCCGCCCGCGGCCTCCGGCGGCCTCTATGTCCGTCCCAAGAAACTGGAGCAGGCGCATCTCTGTCTGGGCTTCCCGGGCTTGCCGCTCAACCATCGGGACCGCTACGGGATCTATGCGCTGAACGTGCTGCTGGGAGGGGGAATGAGCTCGCGCCTCTTCCAGGAAGTCCGGGAAAAACGGGGCCTGGTCTATTCGATTTATTCGCATCACATCGGCTTTCAGGATACCGGGATGATGACGGTCTACGCGGCGTCCAGTCCGAAGGCCGTCCGGCAGGTCGTTCAACTCACGCTTCGGGAACTTGAAAAGCTGCGGGAGCGGGGCGTGAGCCGCGACGAGCTCCAGCGCGCCGTCAATCAGATGAAAGGCGGCATCCTGCTCAATTTGGAAAGCACCAACAGCCGGATGAGCCGCCTGGCCAAGGATGAAATCTACTTCGGAAGGCACTTCTCGTTGGAAGAGACGCTGCACGAGATCAACCAGGTTTCAAGACGGCAGGTCCGGCGGCTGGGCGATCTGCTGTTCGATCGACGGAAACTTTCCCTGACCGTGCTGGGCCCCGGGGCGAAGGCCCGGCCGCTTAAGGCCTTCCTGGCCGGCTCCTGA
- a CDS encoding LapA family protein, with translation MIRILILILVLAGAFTFMIENTEQTVQIRYLLGYSTPPLPVYQLVAGAFIGGMLLTGLLIFPEWIRMRLELRRQRKALQRIEEQMDRLRPPSPVMSSRDREAVGEGEES, from the coding sequence ATGATCCGCATCCTGATTTTGATCCTGGTCCTGGCGGGGGCCTTCACCTTCATGATCGAGAACACCGAGCAGACGGTGCAGATCCGCTACCTGCTGGGCTATTCGACGCCGCCGCTTCCGGTCTACCAGCTCGTCGCCGGCGCCTTCATCGGCGGGATGCTCCTGACCGGCCTCCTGATTTTTCCGGAATGGATCCGGATGCGGCTGGAGCTGCGCCGCCAGCGCAAGGCCCTGCAGCGGATCGAGGAGCAGATGGACCGCCTCCGGCCGCCGAGCCCCGTCATGAGCTCCCGGGACCGGGAGGCCGTGGGCGAAGGAGAGGAGTCGTAA
- a CDS encoding HIT domain-containing protein, translating to MKQLWAPWRMPYLKEGRPKGCIFCAKIRQDDDRSNLILHRGKHSFVMMNLYPYSNGHLLVSPYRHVGSIEDLDPTALTDLMRAAQRSLKALRETFRPDAFNLGINQGREAGAGIESHVHLHIVPRWNGDTNFMPVLADTRVIPEQLASSYDKLRPLFPPVRRKGGVKR from the coding sequence ATGAAGCAGCTGTGGGCGCCCTGGCGCATGCCGTATCTGAAGGAAGGCCGGCCCAAGGGCTGCATCTTCTGCGCGAAAATCCGCCAGGACGACGACCGTTCCAACCTGATCCTGCACCGTGGAAAACATTCCTTCGTCATGATGAACCTTTATCCCTACAGCAACGGCCATCTCCTCGTCTCGCCCTACCGTCACGTCGGCTCGATCGAGGACCTCGATCCGACGGCGCTCACGGACCTGATGCGGGCCGCGCAACGGTCGCTCAAGGCGCTGCGCGAAACCTTCCGGCCGGACGCCTTCAACCTCGGGATCAACCAGGGCCGCGAAGCCGGGGCCGGGATCGAGTCGCACGTCCATCTCCACATCGTCCCCCGATGGAACGGCGACACCAACTTCATGCCGGTCCTGGCCGACACCCGCGTCATCCCGGAACAGCTGGCGTCCAGTTACGACAAGCTGCGCCCCCTCTTTCCACCGGTCCGGAGAAAGGGCGGGGTGAAACGATGA
- a CDS encoding diguanylate cyclase — protein sequence MSENNRVNLVIIGAGRGGRALIELLFQDPTVEIVGIADLDPKAPGIVLAKRLKIRCTSDYRRLLKRRKVDLIMDVTGDPAVGADIAKIAPTAEIIGGHSARFMWEMVEARIKSREEIERLLIEYQSLYELGLKLTASENPEKLYHTIVDYATGLTNTPAGSLTIFEEKQGTMSLAAVKGVTKRFSNKNRWKVRQGGLTSHILNQDVPLAVQDVKRHPKFDNPIMVREGIRSLIASPLKTEGRIVGILYVDDFKPRQFTTREVSLLSLLSTFAAMAIEKTKLLESTRQLAITDELTGLYNHRHFRQQLSLEVNRADRYHRSLSLMMIDIDYFKNYNDTNGHLKGNEVLKDLGKILKEISREVDIVARYGGEEFTIIMPETTRRRALILSERLRRRIAFHKFENARSQPNKRLTVSIGLASYPECAANAFDLIAEADKALYEAKRAGRNTVCVSTRKLRMTAQGRVPVLKTG from the coding sequence ATGTCCGAAAACAACCGGGTCAACCTCGTCATCATCGGAGCCGGCCGGGGAGGCCGCGCGCTCATCGAGCTCTTGTTCCAGGATCCCACCGTCGAGATCGTCGGCATCGCCGACCTCGATCCGAAGGCCCCCGGCATCGTGCTGGCCAAACGCCTGAAGATCCGCTGCACGTCCGACTACCGGAGGCTCTTGAAGCGCCGCAAGGTCGATCTCATCATGGACGTGACCGGGGATCCCGCGGTCGGAGCGGACATCGCGAAGATCGCCCCCACCGCCGAGATCATCGGCGGACACAGCGCCCGCTTCATGTGGGAGATGGTCGAGGCCCGGATCAAGAGCCGCGAAGAAATCGAACGGCTGCTGATCGAGTATCAGTCCCTCTACGAGCTCGGGCTGAAGTTGACGGCCAGCGAGAATCCCGAGAAGCTCTACCACACGATCGTCGACTACGCGACCGGCCTGACGAACACGCCGGCCGGCAGCCTCACCATTTTCGAGGAGAAACAGGGCACGATGTCCCTCGCGGCCGTCAAAGGCGTCACGAAGCGGTTTTCCAACAAGAACCGGTGGAAGGTCCGTCAAGGCGGCCTGACCAGCCATATCCTGAACCAGGATGTGCCGCTGGCCGTCCAGGATGTCAAGCGACACCCGAAGTTCGACAACCCCATCATGGTCCGGGAAGGCATTCGCTCCCTGATCGCCTCCCCGCTCAAAACCGAGGGGCGGATCGTGGGCATCCTGTATGTCGACGACTTCAAACCGCGGCAGTTCACCACCCGCGAGGTCTCGCTTTTGTCCCTCCTATCCACCTTCGCCGCGATGGCGATCGAAAAGACGAAACTCCTGGAGAGCACCCGGCAGTTGGCCATCACGGATGAATTGACCGGGCTTTACAACCACCGTCATTTCCGTCAACAACTGAGCCTCGAAGTCAATCGCGCCGACCGCTACCACCGTTCGCTCTCGCTCATGATGATCGACATCGATTACTTTAAAAACTACAACGACACCAACGGTCATCTCAAGGGCAACGAGGTGTTGAAGGATTTGGGGAAAATTTTGAAAGAGATCAGCCGGGAGGTGGATATCGTCGCCCGCTACGGGGGCGAGGAATTTACGATCATCATGCCGGAAACGACGCGGCGGCGGGCGTTGATTCTCTCCGAGCGGCTCCGAAGGCGGATCGCGTTCCATAAATTCGAGAACGCCCGCAGCCAGCCGAACAAGAGACTGACCGTCAGCATCGGCCTGGCGTCCTACCCGGAGTGCGCGGCGAACGCCTTCGACCTCATCGCGGAGGCCGACAAGGCGCTGTACGAGGCCAAACGCGCCGGCCGGAATACCGTTTGTGTTTCCACCCGAAAATTGAGGATGACCGCCCAGGGCCGCGTGCCGGTTTTGAAGACGGGATAA
- the acpS gene encoding holo-ACP synthase, translated as MGIDLVKSARIKDAVQKWDKRFLNRIFTPLEQEYAFAHKVPYLHLAGRFAVKEAVMKALGTGWSRGVRWTEIGVVNEPGDPSEGSAKSAGTGRPRVEVTGNVRRMMGERGVKAIQVSISHDTDYSIAQVVLIGEEG; from the coding sequence ATCGGGATAGATCTCGTGAAGAGCGCCCGCATCAAGGACGCCGTCCAGAAATGGGACAAGCGGTTCTTGAATCGAATCTTCACCCCCCTTGAACAGGAATACGCCTTCGCGCACAAGGTCCCCTATCTTCATCTGGCCGGGCGCTTCGCCGTCAAGGAGGCCGTCATGAAGGCGCTCGGCACCGGCTGGAGCCGCGGCGTCCGGTGGACCGAGATCGGCGTCGTCAACGAACCCGGCGATCCATCCGAAGGGTCGGCCAAAAGCGCGGGAACGGGCCGGCCGCGGGTGGAGGTGACCGGGAACGTCCGGCGGATGATGGGCGAGCGCGGCGTCAAGGCGATCCAGGTCAGCATCAGCCACGACACCGATTACTCCATCGCCCAGGTGGTCCTGATTGGAGAGGAAGGGTAA